In Spirosoma pollinicola, the genomic window ATACAGCTCTTCGAGCTTTTCAGCGGGATAAGTTGGCTATTGGATAATCTTGTTTAATCCTTTAAATCTTGTAAAAATCCCGCCGGGCCGCCGGAGCGGTCAGTGTTTAAAATGTTCCATTGCCCCGTTCAGGGTAATTAAGTCATATTCTGAAAGCGAAATGCTTTTCTGAGTGTCGCGTAGGAGCCGTACTAGGTCCGACGTTTCGTCTTGCGATACACCACTTTTTCGGGCCAGCGTTTCGGTAAATTCCTTGTCTAAAACCGTTGTGTTCAAGCCATATCGTTCGCGGATGTCAGCTAGAAAATACTGGATTTTCTTACGGGCAATATTTTCATGGTCACCCTGTTGATAATACATGCGACCAATGGTTTGTACAAAATCCAGAGACGTATTTTTGGGCGGCTCTACAACCGGAATAATCCGCTGAGTTCGCTTGCTCGCGAAAATAGCGTAGAAAATTAACCCAAACGCCACTAAATAATAGGCCCAGTTAAGGGCTGGTTGCGAACGAATATACCGGAAAATTGATTGTTCGTCCTCAGTAAACCGACCCTGTTTCTGGTACTCGTCCCAATATGTTGGCTGAGCGGGCAAATAGGAGAGGGCTTTGAACGCGTAATCGGACGTTTTCTGATTCAGGACATAGTAATTCGTAAAAGCCAGGGGTAAATTATGAATAAAAAACTGTCCTTTCCCATATCGAACCTTAATGAAAACAGGTTCTTTTCGAGCGTTGCGGCCTAGTACGGTTATGAGGGCAGGCTTTTTAATAATCAGGAAATTACGACCGTCATCATGAATAAAATTATAGCCGGAAACCTTGTGCAAGGATGGGTTTACGAAATTCTGCCGCAGGGTCGAATCAGCCTCTTTTGGGTCTTTTACTTCTGCCTTAAAGCCAAGTAATTTTCCCAGCGTATCGGGCAATTCATAGGCCGAAATGAAGGCATTGTTCCCGCGGCCAACATAGGCTAATAGTTGGTGAATATCATTTTTATCGACCCCGAAATCCTGACAGATAGCCACATAATTGCTGGGCGTTGGCAGCGCCTTTTCGCTCACAAGGTTGTATATGGGCAAAAGCACCGTTTTGATCGCCGATGGTCGCATGACATCGGGCAGTAGCTCGAAAAGAGCCTGAGTACCAAACGGAACTTTGTCGTCATTCTCGTAGGTCGCCCGCCAGTCGATAGGCTTCGGCCGATAATACTCAAAGAGCACGTAGGCCGTTACGGTAACCAGTAAAATGAGAAGATATTTGTTTGGTTTACGCAAAGTCAGGTGTGCCGGGTTACCGGGCAATTCTTAGGTTATAGGTTGTTTCTGACCAGCTTTGTTGAACTGTGAAAAGGCTGTTCGCAGCGC contains:
- a CDS encoding DUF4350 domain-containing protein; this encodes MRKPNKYLLILLVTVTAYVLFEYYRPKPIDWRATYENDDKVPFGTQALFELLPDVMRPSAIKTVLLPIYNLVSEKALPTPSNYVAICQDFGVDKNDIHQLLAYVGRGNNAFISAYELPDTLGKLLGFKAEVKDPKEADSTLRQNFVNPSLHKVSGYNFIHDDGRNFLIIKKPALITVLGRNARKEPVFIKVRYGKGQFFIHNLPLAFTNYYVLNQKTSDYAFKALSYLPAQPTYWDEYQKQGRFTEDEQSIFRYIRSQPALNWAYYLVAFGLIFYAIFASKRTQRIIPVVEPPKNTSLDFVQTIGRMYYQQGDHENIARKKIQYFLADIRERYGLNTTVLDKEFTETLARKSGVSQDETSDLVRLLRDTQKSISLSEYDLITLNGAMEHFKH